One part of the Eptesicus fuscus isolate TK198812 chromosome 20, DD_ASM_mEF_20220401, whole genome shotgun sequence genome encodes these proteins:
- the LOC129147373 gene encoding olfactory receptor 1E5-like, which produces MAGQNQTAITEFLLQGLPIESEQKNLFYALFLIMYVTTVLGNLLIIFLIRLDSQLHTPMYLFLSNLSFSDLCFSSVTMPKLLQNMQSQVPSIPYAGCLTQMYFFLLFGDLESFLLVVMAYDRYVAICFPLHYTTIMSPKLCLSLVALSWGLTTLDAMLHTLLMARLYFCADIVIPHFFCDMSALLKLSCSDTRVNELAIFIMGGLILVIPFLLIIMSYARIVLSILKVPSARGIHKAFSTCGSHLAVVSLFYGTVIGLYLCPSADNSTVKEMVMAMMYAMVTPMLNPFIYSLRNRDMKGALGKVFFKMKTSISV; this is translated from the coding sequence ATGGCAGGACAGAATCAAACTGCCATCACAGAGttcctcctccagggcctgcccATCGAGTCAGAGCAGAAAAACCTGTTCTATGCCCTGTTCCTGATCATGTATGTTACCACCGTCCTGGGGAACCTCCTCATCATTTTCCTGATTCGCCTGGACTCTCAGCTCCACACGCCCATGTATTTGTTTCTCAGTaacttgtccttctctgacctCTGCTTTTCCTCTGTCACAATGCCCAAGTTGCTGCAGAACATGCAGAGCCAAGTCCCATCCATCCCCTATGCAGGCTGCCTGACCCAGATGTACTTCTTCCTGCTTTTTGGAGACCTGGAGAGCTTCCTCCTTGTGGTcatggcctatgaccgctatgtggccatctgcTTCCCCCTGCACTACACCACCATCATGAGCCCCaagctctgtctctccctggtggCGCTGTCCTGGGGGCTGACCACGTTGGATGCCATGTTACACACTCTGCTCATGGCCAGGTTATATTTTTGTGCTGATATTGTGATTCCTCACTTTTTCTGTGACATGTCTGCTCTGCTGAAGCTGTCCTGCTCTGACACTCGAGTCAATGAGTTGGCGATATTTATCATGGGAGGGCTCATTCTTGTTATCCCATTCCTACTCATCATCATGTCCTATGCACGAATTGTGTTGTCCATCCTCAAGGTCCCTTCTGCTAGAGGTATTCACAAAGCCTTCTCCACTTGTGGCTCCCACCTGGCTGTGGTGTCACTGTTCTATGGGACAGTTATTGGCCTATATTTATGCCCATCAGCTGATAATTCTACTGTGAAGGAGATGGTCATGGCTATGATGTACGCTATGGTGACGCCCATGCTGAACCCGTTCATCTACAGTCTGAGGAACAGAGACATGAAGGGAGCCCTGGGGAAagtgtttttcaaaatgaaaacttctATTTCTGTATGA